In Spirosoma pollinicola, the genomic window AATCCCTTACAAAACGGCGCATTGTTTCCCGGTAGATTTGTTCGGATTGGTCGAGTGATTGCTCGTCTTTGAGAAGCATAGCCAGCATAATTGTGCCGTGCGATACCGACCACCATTGAAAATAAAGTTTCTTGATGCTCTCCTCCGCTTTTGGAATAAAGGAGAAAATGGCTTCGCGCACAATGCGGCTTACGGCCTGCATCGTTTCGGACTGGTAAACGGGCATGGTGCAATAAGCCCCGTCCAAATTAAACATCACCTGATAAATCTCCGGCTGATGCCGGGCAAACTCCCATTGAACCAGGGAAATTTCATAAAGCCGCTTTTCGGGGTCGCGGTACAATTTCAGGATGCGCTCATATTCCATGTACAGATGTCGGAAGCCCTCATTCCGAACTTCATCTAACAAGATATCCTTACTACCGAAGTATTCATAAACTATTGGCGCACTATACTCAATGGCATCAGCTATTTTACGTATTGAAACGGCCTGCCAGCCTTCCCGGCGGGCAATAGACTTGGCCGTGTTAATGATACCAGAACGGGTTTGCTCTCGACTACGTGGCTTGCGTTCGATAGTTTCCATAAAAATTTCGGGTAATCAGTATACAGTTAACGGTGTTAAATCG contains:
- a CDS encoding TetR/AcrR family transcriptional regulator; protein product: METIERKPRSREQTRSGIINTAKSIARREGWQAVSIRKIADAIEYSAPIVYEYFGSKDILLDEVRNEGFRHLYMEYERILKLYRDPEKRLYEISLVQWEFARHQPEIYQVMFNLDGAYCTMPVYQSETMQAVSRIVREAIFSFIPKAEESIKKLYFQWWSVSHGTIMLAMLLKDEQSLDQSEQIYRETMRRFVRDLR